The Desulfolucanica intricata genome has a window encoding:
- the rpmE gene encoding 50S ribosomal protein L31 has protein sequence MKKDIHPGYREIKVTCICGNEFKTGSTRKEDLRVEICSNCHPFYTGTQRTIETGGRAERFRKKYGIK, from the coding sequence GTGAAAAAAGACATTCATCCGGGGTATAGGGAAATTAAAGTAACTTGTATCTGCGGCAATGAGTTTAAAACCGGTTCTACCAGAAAGGAAGATCTGCGGGTTGAAATTTGCTCGAATTGCCATCCTTTCTATACTGGTACTCAGCGCACCATTGAAACCGGTGGTCGTGCCGAGCGTTTCCGGAAAAAATACGGCATTAAATAG
- the prfA gene encoding peptide chain release factor 1 — MFDRLEKIEERYEELSRLISDPEIIADNSRWQQYIKAHAELEDIVNAYREYKQVNRAVMEAKELLKDKLEDDFREMVELELEEQTEKKEGLVQKLKRLLLPKDPNDEKNVLLEVRAGTGGEEAALFAGDLFRMYTRYAEKMGWRTEIMEANYTDLGGFKEVVFLIEGKGAYSRLKFESGVHRVQRVPSTESGGRIHTSAATVAVLPEAEEVDVEINANDLRIDVFCSTGPGGQSVNTTQSAVRITHLPTGLVVSCQDEKSQHKNKEKAMRVLRARLKDIAEQEQRKEMASTRKSMVGSGDRSERIRTYNFPQNRITDHRIGLTTHRLPNVLMGELDEIIDALITTDQAERLRQAE; from the coding sequence ATGTTCGATAGACTTGAGAAAATAGAGGAGCGCTATGAAGAACTAAGCCGGCTGATTAGTGATCCGGAGATTATTGCGGACAATTCCCGCTGGCAGCAATATATAAAGGCTCATGCTGAATTAGAGGATATAGTGAATGCCTACCGGGAATACAAGCAAGTAAACCGGGCGGTAATGGAAGCTAAAGAGCTTTTAAAAGATAAGCTGGAAGATGATTTTAGGGAAATGGTTGAGCTGGAACTGGAGGAGCAAACCGAGAAAAAAGAAGGTTTGGTGCAAAAACTCAAAAGGCTGCTCCTGCCCAAGGATCCCAATGATGAGAAAAACGTTCTTCTGGAAGTACGGGCCGGTACCGGTGGAGAAGAGGCTGCTCTTTTTGCCGGAGATCTTTTCCGGATGTACACCCGCTATGCCGAAAAAATGGGCTGGCGGACAGAGATAATGGAAGCTAACTACACTGACCTGGGTGGTTTTAAAGAGGTTGTCTTTTTAATTGAAGGTAAAGGTGCTTACAGCCGCTTAAAATTTGAAAGCGGTGTACACCGGGTGCAGCGGGTTCCTTCCACTGAATCCGGAGGGCGGATCCATACTTCTGCTGCTACTGTGGCGGTGCTGCCCGAGGCTGAAGAGGTTGATGTGGAGATTAACGCCAATGACCTGCGGATTGATGTGTTTTGCTCCACCGGCCCGGGGGGCCAGTCAGTAAACACCACCCAGTCAGCCGTGCGGATTACCCACTTACCGACCGGCCTGGTAGTTTCCTGTCAGGATGAAAAATCACAGCATAAAAATAAGGAAAAGGCTATGCGTGTTCTGCGGGCCCGCTTAAAAGATATCGCCGAACAGGAACAGCGTAAAGAAATGGCCAGCACCAGAAAATCAATGGTTGGTTCCGGGGACCGCAGTGAGCGCATCCGTACCTACAATTTCCCTCAGAACCGGATTACCGACCACCGCATTGGTTTAACTACCCACCGCCTGCCGAATGTTCTGATGGGTGAGCTTGATGAAATTATCGATGCGCTGATTACCACCGACCAGGCTGAGCGACTGCGCCAGGCAGAATAA
- the rho gene encoding transcription termination factor Rho: protein MNYADLEAKTMVELYKIAREIELTGYSRLRKKELIFEIIKKKTEKSGLMYASGVLEILPDGYGFLRPFKYHPSHDDIYVSSSQIRRFDLRTGDRVSGQVRGPKDNERYFALLRVEQVNGIDAESSVDRLHFDGLTPLYPQERITLETSPTRKSTRIIDLLAPLGKGQRGLIVAPPKAGKTILLKRIANSITENHPEIVLIILLIDERPEEVTDIERSVNAEVVSSTFDEPPENHIKVAEMVLERAKRLVEHKKDVVILMDSITRLARAHNLVVPPSGRTLSGGVDPGALHKPKRFFGAARNLEEGGSLTILATALVETGSRMDDVIFEEFKGTGNMELVLDRRLAEKRLFPAIDIQRSGTRKEELLLSKDELELMWFFRKTIHGMTPWDALELLLDKMKNTKNNEELLQNFIQSKKNGSMTGSNYSTNTRKSMAAATT from the coding sequence TTGAACTATGCTGATTTAGAGGCAAAAACAATGGTTGAGTTATATAAGATAGCCCGGGAAATTGAGTTGACAGGCTATTCCAGGCTGCGTAAAAAGGAACTGATATTTGAAATTATTAAAAAGAAAACCGAAAAAAGCGGCCTTATGTATGCCTCGGGTGTTTTGGAGATATTGCCTGACGGTTATGGTTTTTTAAGACCCTTTAAATATCACCCCAGTCATGATGACATTTATGTTTCCTCTTCCCAGATCAGACGTTTTGATTTGCGTACCGGTGACCGGGTTTCAGGGCAGGTACGGGGTCCTAAAGATAATGAGCGGTATTTTGCCCTGCTGCGTGTAGAGCAGGTTAACGGGATAGACGCTGAAAGTTCGGTAGACAGACTTCATTTTGACGGCCTAACCCCCCTTTATCCCCAAGAGCGAATTACTTTGGAAACTTCCCCCACCCGGAAATCTACACGGATTATTGATCTACTTGCTCCCCTTGGTAAAGGCCAGCGTGGTCTGATTGTGGCACCACCCAAGGCCGGTAAGACCATTCTTCTAAAAAGAATCGCGAACAGTATAACTGAAAATCATCCGGAAATAGTGCTGATTATTTTACTTATTGATGAGCGTCCGGAGGAAGTTACGGATATTGAGCGATCCGTTAATGCTGAGGTTGTTAGCTCCACTTTTGACGAACCCCCGGAAAATCATATTAAAGTTGCCGAAATGGTTTTAGAGCGGGCCAAGCGCCTGGTTGAGCACAAAAAAGATGTGGTTATTTTAATGGACAGCATAACCCGTCTGGCCCGGGCCCATAACCTTGTTGTACCCCCCAGCGGCAGAACCCTTTCCGGCGGTGTAGACCCGGGGGCGCTGCATAAGCCGAAGCGATTTTTCGGGGCGGCACGAAACCTGGAAGAGGGCGGTAGTTTAACGATCCTGGCTACTGCTTTAGTGGAAACCGGCAGCCGGATGGATGATGTTATTTTTGAGGAATTTAAAGGAACCGGTAATATGGAGTTGGTTTTAGACCGCCGGCTGGCCGAGAAAAGACTCTTTCCGGCAATTGACATTCAGCGTTCCGGAACCCGTAAAGAAGAACTGCTGCTTAGTAAAGATGAACTGGAATTAATGTGGTTTTTCCGCAAAACCATTCACGGTATGACCCCCTGGGATGCCCTGGAATTACTTCTTGATAAAATGAAAAACACTAAAAATAATGAAGAACTGCTGCAAAACTTTATCCAATCCAAAAAAAACGGCAGTATGACCGGCTCTAACTATTCCACAAATACCAGAAAAAGTATGGCTGCGGCTACAACCTAG
- a CDS encoding class II fructose-1,6-bisphosphate aldolase has product MALVPIDVLLKKADAEGYAVGAFNCNNMEIVQAIAAAAEAEKAPVIMQASQGAIKYAGLEYITAMVRVAAENVSVPVALHIDHGTSFEQVMRCIRSGFSSVMFDGSKLPLEENIAMTKKVVDVARAVGVSVEAELGKIGGTEDDITVSDKEAMFTDPKEAERFVKETEVDALAVAIGTAHGVYKGEPKLDFERLKAIKDLVKIPIVLHGSSGVPDEAIREAISLGVCKVNIDTNIREAFVNKTREVIANNPKEIDPRKILGPAREAAIEIIREKIRLFGSSAKA; this is encoded by the coding sequence ATGGCTCTGGTTCCGATTGATGTACTTTTAAAAAAGGCGGATGCTGAAGGTTATGCAGTAGGTGCTTTCAACTGTAATAATATGGAGATTGTGCAGGCGATAGCAGCTGCAGCCGAAGCGGAAAAGGCGCCGGTAATTATGCAGGCCAGCCAGGGAGCAATAAAATATGCGGGACTTGAATATATTACCGCCATGGTTAGAGTGGCTGCGGAAAACGTTAGTGTACCCGTGGCGTTACATATAGATCATGGTACCAGCTTTGAACAGGTAATGCGGTGTATTCGCTCCGGTTTCAGTTCTGTTATGTTTGACGGCTCGAAGCTGCCCCTGGAAGAAAATATTGCGATGACCAAAAAAGTAGTGGACGTGGCCCGGGCTGTAGGTGTATCTGTGGAGGCTGAATTAGGAAAAATCGGCGGCACTGAAGATGACATCACTGTCAGTGATAAAGAAGCAATGTTTACTGATCCTAAGGAAGCTGAGAGGTTTGTAAAGGAAACTGAGGTAGATGCTTTGGCCGTAGCCATTGGTACCGCCCATGGCGTTTATAAGGGTGAACCCAAGCTTGACTTTGAACGTCTTAAGGCTATTAAAGACCTGGTTAAAATACCGATCGTTTTACATGGTTCCTCCGGTGTTCCGGATGAGGCCATTAGAGAAGCCATTAGTTTAGGAGTATGTAAAGTCAATATTGATACCAATATCCGTGAGGCGTTTGTAAATAAGACCCGGGAAGTTATAGCAAACAATCCGAAGGAAATTGATCCAAGAAAAATCCTGGGTCCCGCCAGAGAAGCGGCTATCGAAATTATACGTGAAAAAATCAGGCTCTTCGGAAGTTCCGCAAAGGCATAA
- the sppA gene encoding signal peptide peptidase SppA produces the protein MKRKIIGGLILGVIILGVFFAGAMRLPGKVSGVEDAAKIAVIHIEGIITGGASGGLLGLQSGSDNVMAQIREAAKDPSVKAVIIRLNSPGGSAAASQEIGEEVEKLRRSGKKVVASMGDTAASGAYWIAAKTDRIVANPATLTGSIGVIMETQNLQGLYDKLGVNTKVFKSGQHKDMGSPNRPITPQEQEIFQSMVNDIYDQFVAVVAEGRKMELEEVKTLADGRVFTGRQAHQLGLVDQLGNYYDAVKLAAKLAGIKGEPVVSEMGKKGFWQDLNISSPGLGQFNKISISPVMTLMPGSFSNNGNLVICP, from the coding sequence ATGAAAAGAAAAATAATAGGCGGCTTAATTTTAGGAGTAATTATTTTAGGTGTTTTCTTTGCCGGTGCTATGCGCCTGCCCGGTAAAGTATCGGGAGTTGAGGATGCTGCCAAAATCGCTGTGATTCATATCGAGGGAATCATCACAGGCGGCGCAAGCGGGGGGCTTTTAGGTTTGCAGAGCGGCTCAGATAATGTTATGGCCCAAATACGTGAAGCGGCAAAGGATCCTTCCGTCAAAGCAGTAATTATCAGGTTAAACAGTCCCGGCGGCAGTGCTGCGGCCTCCCAGGAAATTGGAGAGGAAGTGGAAAAACTGCGCCGGTCAGGTAAAAAGGTGGTAGCCTCCATGGGGGATACAGCAGCCTCGGGAGCTTATTGGATAGCGGCTAAAACTGACCGTATTGTAGCCAACCCGGCTACCTTGACCGGAAGTATCGGTGTGATTATGGAAACACAAAACTTACAGGGACTGTACGATAAACTTGGGGTTAATACAAAGGTATTTAAAAGCGGCCAGCATAAAGATATGGGTTCCCCCAATCGTCCCATTACGCCGCAGGAACAGGAAATTTTTCAATCGATGGTCAATGATATTTATGACCAGTTTGTTGCAGTGGTGGCTGAGGGCAGAAAGATGGAGCTTGAAGAAGTGAAGACCCTGGCTGACGGGCGTGTCTTTACCGGACGCCAGGCACATCAGCTTGGTCTGGTAGATCAACTTGGCAATTATTATGACGCGGTAAAATTAGCCGCAAAATTAGCGGGCATTAAAGGTGAGCCTGTAGTTTCAGAAATGGGAAAAAAAGGTTTCTGGCAGGATTTAAACATAAGCAGCCCGGGATTGGGGCAATTTAACAAGATTTCGATATCACCGGTAATGACCTTAATGCCCGGTAGTTTCTCTAATAACGGGAATTTGGTAATTTGCCCTTAA
- a CDS encoding response regulator — translation MGSCELMIVDDQAGVRRLLYEVFCDEGYRVDLAASGPEALKKAAQLRPEIILLDMKMPGMNGLETLKELKKVACEATVVMMTAYSELDFVMQARELGVKHYINKPFDIDDIRSLIKGLMPVQGQVDKYLQVMG, via the coding sequence ATGGGAAGTTGTGAACTAATGATCGTTGATGATCAAGCAGGGGTTCGTCGATTGCTATATGAAGTTTTTTGTGACGAGGGATATCGAGTTGATTTAGCAGCCAGTGGCCCGGAAGCATTAAAAAAAGCAGCTCAATTAAGACCGGAAATTATCTTACTGGATATGAAAATGCCGGGTATGAATGGCTTGGAAACTCTAAAGGAGTTAAAAAAGGTCGCTTGTGAAGCTACTGTTGTTATGATGACTGCTTATAGCGAGTTGGATTTTGTTATGCAGGCCAGGGAGTTAGGCGTTAAGCACTACATAAATAAACCTTTCGATATAGATGATATTCGCAGCTTAATAAAAGGCTTAATGCCGGTACAGGGGCAGGTCGATAAGTATTTACAGGTTATGGGATAA
- a CDS encoding CTP synthase produces the protein MAKYIFVTGGVVSSLGKGITAASLGRLLKSRGLKVAIQKLDPYINIDPGTMSPYQHGEVFVTDDGAETDLDLGHYERFIDISLSKNCNVTSGGIYWSVISKERRGDYLGGTVQVIPHVTNEIKERVLKLAEEGSPDVVITEIGGTVGDIESLPFMEAIRQLKGDLGRGNVMYIHVTLVPYLGVAGELKTKPTQHSVKELRSIGIQPDVVVCRAEHPLSKEMEEKLALFCDIDKEAVIQAVDAPSIYEVPLILEREGLANIAVERLGLNCGPPDLAEWQDMVVRMSNLRMETTIGLVGKYVSLPDAYLSVAEALRHAGLFHGAAVDIKWINAEDLERVPAGEFLRDVDGILIPGGFGDRGIEGKISALQYARENKKPMLGICLGMQLAVVEYARNVMGWRLANSSEFNPQTPYPVIDLLPGQKDIEDMGGTMRLGQYPCRILPGTRAYQAYGQEIVYERHRHRYELNNTFRAGLAEGGLIMSGTLPDGQLVEIIELADHPWYVATQFHPEFKSRPNRSHPLFRDFIGAALANKINS, from the coding sequence ATGGCCAAATACATCTTTGTAACCGGTGGAGTTGTATCATCTTTAGGGAAAGGAATAACTGCCGCTTCACTGGGCCGTCTCCTTAAGAGCCGCGGCTTAAAGGTCGCTATACAAAAATTAGATCCATATATTAATATAGACCCTGGTACCATGAGCCCGTATCAGCACGGGGAGGTTTTTGTGACTGATGACGGTGCGGAAACAGATCTGGACTTGGGTCATTATGAGCGGTTTATTGATATCAGCCTGAGTAAAAACTGTAATGTTACTTCCGGGGGCATTTACTGGTCGGTGATCAGTAAAGAAAGAAGAGGTGATTATCTGGGTGGAACCGTACAGGTTATTCCCCATGTCACCAATGAAATAAAAGAGCGGGTTTTAAAACTTGCCGAGGAAGGCAGCCCGGATGTAGTGATTACTGAAATTGGCGGTACGGTGGGTGATATTGAATCCCTTCCTTTTATGGAAGCTATCAGGCAGCTGAAGGGGGATTTGGGGCGGGGCAACGTTATGTATATTCATGTTACCCTGGTACCCTATTTGGGAGTTGCCGGTGAGTTGAAAACAAAACCCACCCAGCACAGTGTTAAAGAACTGCGCAGTATCGGTATTCAGCCCGATGTGGTTGTTTGCCGGGCCGAACATCCCCTGTCTAAGGAGATGGAAGAAAAACTGGCTCTTTTCTGTGATATAGATAAAGAGGCAGTAATCCAAGCAGTGGATGCTCCCTCTATTTATGAAGTCCCGTTGATACTCGAGCGGGAGGGACTGGCAAATATCGCTGTGGAAAGATTGGGGTTAAACTGCGGCCCGCCTGACCTGGCTGAGTGGCAGGACATGGTGGTCAGAATGAGTAATCTGCGTATGGAGACTACCATTGGCCTGGTGGGTAAATATGTGTCCTTACCCGATGCTTACTTAAGTGTTGCAGAGGCTTTGCGTCATGCGGGGCTTTTTCATGGCGCTGCGGTAGATATTAAATGGATTAATGCTGAGGATCTGGAAAGGGTTCCTGCCGGTGAATTTTTACGGGATGTAGACGGTATCCTGATACCCGGCGGGTTCGGAGACCGGGGCATAGAAGGTAAAATATCTGCCCTTCAATATGCCCGGGAAAACAAAAAGCCTATGCTGGGGATCTGTTTAGGAATGCAGTTGGCTGTGGTTGAATATGCCAGAAACGTAATGGGCTGGCGGTTGGCTAACAGTTCCGAATTTAACCCGCAGACCCCTTATCCGGTTATTGACCTGCTGCCCGGTCAAAAAGATATTGAGGATATGGGGGGTACCATGCGTTTGGGACAATACCCCTGTCGAATACTACCCGGAACCAGAGCCTACCAGGCTTATGGGCAGGAAATTGTTTATGAGCGGCACCGTCACCGCTATGAGCTTAATAATACATTCCGGGCCGGCCTTGCCGAGGGAGGGCTGATCATGAGCGGCACATTACCTGACGGTCAGCTGGTAGAAATAATTGAACTGGCTGATCATCCCTGGTATGTGGCAACACAGTTTCACCCGGAATTTAAGTCCAGGCCCAATCGCTCTCATCCGCTTTTCAGGGATTTTATCGGGGCGGCTCTGGCTAACAAAATAAATTCCTAA
- a CDS encoding Yip1 family protein, translating to MSYQEDREVFKTGPAGDKWNLPELIYGALFEPRKTMPAVVKNPPLTQVLIVYTLIAAANILTGLYTIPQTLIYELPRGFWEQLVPGLKVLLPLLATLGLIAAYLKWFIISGIFQLTAELLGGTGRGRAVLTVAGLAVLPSFLTILAGLLTGWFTDNGFLSLGITGLASLGYMVWGMIILVFGIREAHTLSTGKAVLTVLMPAVLLIAVFPVLIILFLLSIAIV from the coding sequence ATGTCTTACCAGGAAGACCGAGAGGTTTTCAAGACCGGACCTGCCGGCGATAAATGGAACTTGCCGGAGCTAATCTACGGAGCTTTGTTCGAGCCCCGGAAGACTATGCCCGCGGTAGTTAAAAACCCGCCCTTAACACAGGTGTTAATTGTATATACTTTAATAGCAGCTGCCAATATATTAACCGGGCTGTATACTATTCCTCAAACCTTAATTTATGAATTACCCCGGGGGTTTTGGGAACAGCTGGTACCGGGATTAAAAGTGCTGCTGCCCCTACTGGCCACCTTAGGACTTATTGCAGCCTATTTAAAATGGTTTATTATTAGTGGTATTTTTCAATTAACAGCGGAGCTGTTAGGGGGGACAGGACGTGGACGAGCGGTCTTAACGGTGGCCGGTCTGGCAGTACTGCCGAGTTTTTTAACGATTTTAGCCGGGCTGTTAACCGGATGGTTTACAGACAATGGTTTTCTGTCACTGGGAATAACGGGTTTGGCAAGTTTAGGTTATATGGTGTGGGGTATGATTATACTGGTTTTTGGAATCAGAGAGGCTCATACCCTATCAACAGGGAAAGCGGTGCTCACTGTTTTAATGCCTGCGGTCTTACTGATAGCTGTCTTTCCGGTTTTAATAATACTGTTTCTTTTATCTATAGCTATCGTTTAG
- a CDS encoding XapX domain-containing protein, whose translation MKEILGATATGLVVGLLFARLKLPIPAPPTLAGVMGIVGLFLGYYIAVRFFGWGN comes from the coding sequence TTGAAAGAGATATTGGGAGCGACAGCAACAGGTCTTGTCGTAGGGCTGCTTTTTGCCCGTTTAAAGCTGCCTATCCCGGCTCCCCCGACTTTGGCCGGAGTGATGGGGATAGTCGGTCTGTTTTTGGGGTATTATATAGCGGTCCGTTTTTTCGGGTGGGGCAATTAA
- a CDS encoding radical SAM protein, with product MAVKIKYDKIQMFFKELKECDRMFRLLYADPGGRLYEDPELLAVGRSGGEFWELDESEMIPLPPGADLMLLPLRAPVGVNPRDGQPEILECLEDGTPVYAVAAVLPAGYTRLLLPGYENIQKDGQELPLFGYTAVGVDQEGQVWVAARLTDRPDKWNPLSYNDDSLPERISRKKEEFPGNRILEQLAHCSLDYHCLTAQNIFYERWEAGLPVSPVCNARCIGCISLQPSECCPSPQARINFTPTVDELAELGAAHLIKAPDAIISGGQGCEGEALKAHFIWSPAIRKIRQKTNRGTININTNAGYTRGLAELCEAGLDSIRVSLFSAREELYHAYHRPVDYTLADVRNSIRLAKEYGLFVSLNLLAFPGVTDRPEEAAALTELINEYKVDMVQLRNLNIDPDSLLKAVGPPGGEILGMTEFISLLVHDCPHLIVGSYSHPVHKA from the coding sequence TTGGCTGTTAAAATTAAGTATGATAAAATACAAATGTTTTTTAAAGAATTAAAGGAATGTGATAGAATGTTCAGACTTTTATATGCCGATCCCGGGGGGCGGTTGTATGAAGACCCCGAACTGCTGGCTGTGGGCAGGTCAGGAGGGGAATTTTGGGAGTTGGATGAAAGCGAGATGATTCCCCTTCCTCCCGGTGCGGATTTAATGCTTTTACCGCTCCGGGCACCGGTGGGTGTAAATCCCCGGGACGGTCAGCCCGAGATATTGGAGTGCCTGGAAGACGGAACCCCGGTTTATGCCGTAGCGGCTGTATTACCGGCGGGATATACCCGCCTGCTGCTTCCGGGATATGAAAATATTCAAAAAGACGGGCAGGAGCTGCCCCTTTTTGGTTATACCGCGGTGGGCGTTGATCAGGAAGGACAGGTTTGGGTGGCGGCCAGACTTACAGACCGCCCGGATAAATGGAATCCTCTAAGCTATAATGATGACTCTCTGCCGGAAAGAATCAGCAGAAAGAAAGAAGAATTTCCCGGCAATAGAATTTTAGAACAGCTGGCCCACTGTTCCCTGGACTACCACTGCCTGACGGCACAGAATATTTTTTATGAACGCTGGGAGGCCGGCCTGCCGGTGTCTCCGGTTTGTAATGCCCGCTGTATTGGCTGTATATCCCTGCAGCCTTCTGAATGCTGTCCTTCGCCCCAAGCCAGGATTAACTTTACCCCTACGGTAGATGAACTGGCGGAACTGGGTGCGGCTCATCTGATAAAAGCGCCTGATGCCATTATCAGCGGTGGACAGGGCTGTGAAGGGGAAGCCTTAAAAGCCCACTTTATATGGTCCCCGGCGATCCGAAAAATCAGGCAGAAGACTAACCGGGGGACCATCAATATTAATACCAATGCCGGCTATACCAGGGGATTGGCCGAGCTCTGTGAGGCCGGTTTGGACAGTATCAGGGTGAGTCTGTTCAGTGCCCGTGAGGAACTCTATCACGCTTATCACCGCCCGGTGGACTATACCCTGGCGGATGTTAGAAATTCCATCCGGCTGGCTAAAGAATACGGTTTATTTGTCTCTTTAAACCTCCTGGCATTTCCCGGGGTTACTGACCGGCCGGAAGAAGCCGCCGCACTTACGGAACTGATTAATGAATATAAAGTTGATATGGTGCAGTTGAGAAACCTGAACATTGATCCGGACTCTCTTTTAAAAGCAGTGGGACCTCCCGGAGGAGAAATTTTGGGTATGACCGAGTTTATAAGCCTGCTGGTACATGACTGCCCGCACTTAATTGTAGGCAGCTACAGCCACCCGGTGCATAAAGCATAA
- a CDS encoding peptidoglycan DD-metalloendopeptidase family protein translates to MSKKKYQLIVACALSAVLLVGVSPAGARYDELIIKEKTGIQSEDAVPATAQGLYRVKEGDTLWGVAKKYNLKVEHLAETNGLSSDNVLIKEGQYLRIPGAAAVTHMVKEGETLSDIAARYNVKISELIEKNDLKDADIIYQGQKLIVSGSAAAVFSPSPLPSRSLLSGELLWPAPGLISSVFGMRDGRRHQGIDIAADHGETIRAVKEGRVVFAGPRGTYGLAVIIDHGEELETLYAHCSKLLVSAGDHVRAGQAIAEVGSTGRSTGPHLHFEVIWQGVHCDPLLCLENYYC, encoded by the coding sequence ATGAGCAAGAAAAAATACCAATTAATTGTCGCTTGCGCACTGTCAGCAGTCCTGTTAGTAGGGGTAAGTCCTGCCGGTGCCCGCTATGATGAATTAATTATAAAGGAAAAAACCGGGATTCAGTCGGAAGATGCCGTACCCGCAACAGCGCAGGGTTTATACCGGGTTAAAGAGGGCGATACTTTGTGGGGAGTCGCCAAAAAATATAACCTGAAAGTAGAGCACCTGGCGGAGACCAACGGGTTGTCTTCGGATAATGTCCTGATTAAAGAAGGCCAATACCTGCGTATACCGGGAGCGGCAGCAGTAACTCATATGGTCAAGGAAGGGGAAACTCTTTCGGATATAGCAGCACGCTATAATGTAAAAATCAGTGAGCTTATCGAAAAAAACGATCTTAAGGATGCCGATATAATCTATCAAGGACAAAAACTGATTGTTTCCGGGAGTGCCGCCGCGGTTTTCAGCCCTTCACCGCTGCCTTCACGCAGCCTGCTGTCGGGGGAATTGCTCTGGCCCGCACCGGGTTTAATCAGTTCTGTTTTTGGTATGCGTGACGGCCGCCGGCACCAGGGAATCGATATCGCTGCGGATCACGGTGAAACTATCCGGGCTGTCAAAGAAGGACGGGTTGTTTTTGCCGGACCACGGGGTACTTACGGGTTAGCCGTAATTATTGATCACGGTGAGGAATTAGAAACCCTCTATGCCCACTGCTCCAAGCTGCTGGTTTCTGCCGGTGACCACGTTCGGGCAGGACAGGCCATAGCCGAAGTGGGAAGTACCGGTCGTTCAACCGGGCCGCACCTGCACTTTGAAGTAATCTGGCAGGGAGTTCACTGTGACCCGCTATTGTGTTTGGAAAATTACTACTGTTAG
- the fsa gene encoding fructose-6-phosphate aldolase, whose amino-acid sequence MRLFLDTANVDEIRDAYALGVISGVTTNPSLIAKEGRDFAQVVKEITGIVDGPISAEAVSLEAGPMIKEAEELAAIHPNIVVKIPMTAEGLKAVKELSAKNIKTNVTLVFSANQALLASLAGATYVSPFIGRLDDIGYDGMQLIYDIMEILNRYELQTEVIAASVRHPMHVIDAARAGAHIATIPYKVLCQMVKHPLTEIGIEKFLKDWEKVPNR is encoded by the coding sequence ATAAGACTTTTTCTGGATACTGCTAATGTAGATGAAATACGTGATGCCTATGCATTAGGGGTTATTTCCGGAGTAACCACCAACCCATCATTAATTGCTAAAGAGGGCCGGGACTTTGCCCAGGTGGTAAAAGAAATTACCGGCATTGTAGACGGTCCCATTAGTGCCGAAGCTGTCAGCCTTGAAGCCGGGCCGATGATTAAAGAAGCCGAGGAATTAGCGGCAATTCATCCTAATATAGTAGTGAAAATTCCCATGACCGCCGAGGGGTTGAAGGCTGTCAAGGAACTTTCGGCAAAAAATATTAAAACTAATGTTACACTGGTTTTTTCAGCCAATCAGGCCTTACTGGCGTCGCTGGCCGGAGCAACTTATGTCAGTCCTTTTATCGGGCGCTTAGATGATATCGGTTATGATGGTATGCAGCTAATATATGACATAATGGAAATCCTTAACCGGTATGAATTGCAAACTGAAGTTATTGCAGCCAGTGTTCGTCATCCCATGCATGTAATTGATGCCGCCAGGGCAGGTGCGCATATTGCTACTATACCTTACAAGGTGCTCTGCCAAATGGTTAAACATCCTTTGACCGAGATTGGAATAGAGAAATTTTTAAAAGACTGGGAAAAAGTTCCCAATAGATAA
- a CDS encoding DUF2062 domain-containing protein: protein MRLIQHAKEYYAKVMEIPDSSKKIAQGVALGTALDFLPIPFISIFVAYVLARLVGFNSGAAVLAAIFFKWAVPFFFALNYMVGSFITGVLLGGAVDNAALPAYSVTPDIDLNFWSKLKQIGYPFLIGSAINSLLAGTLIYTLFSRVLERHRERRKREKEIR, encoded by the coding sequence GTGCGTCTAATACAACATGCAAAAGAATACTATGCTAAAGTAATGGAAATACCGGACTCCTCAAAGAAAATTGCTCAGGGAGTAGCACTGGGCACTGCTCTTGATTTCCTTCCGATACCTTTTATCAGTATTTTTGTTGCTTATGTCCTGGCCCGTCTGGTCGGTTTTAATTCAGGTGCGGCTGTGCTGGCCGCCATATTCTTTAAATGGGCCGTTCCTTTTTTCTTTGCTCTTAATTATATGGTCGGTAGTTTTATTACCGGGGTACTTTTAGGTGGGGCGGTAGATAATGCTGCACTGCCTGCTTATTCAGTTACTCCTGACATTGATCTTAATTTTTGGTCCAAGCTAAAACAAATAGGCTATCCGTTTCTTATCGGCAGCGCCATTAACTCACTTTTAGCCGGGACCCTGATATATACTCTTTTTAGCAGGGTTCTGGAAAGACACCGGGAGCGCCGCAAAAGGGAAAAAGAAATCAGATAA